GACGTCGAGCGGGGCGGCGGCCTCCTGTTTCCGATCTCGTATCCCGAGTATCGGGTGTGGGAGGACGAGGCGACCAGCTTCGATGCACTCGCGGCCATCAACTACGCGGATGGCGCGACGACCGCCGTCTTCGTCGATGGCGAGCCGGTCACGGCCAATCGGGTGCTGGCATCGGCCGGGCTCCTGGATGTGGTCGGCGCGCGGCCGGCCTACGGGCGCCTCCTCGAGGCCGGCGACGACGTCGAGGGCGCCGAGCTCGTCGCCGTCGTCAGCCACCGTTTCTGGCGACGTGTCAGCGGCGACCCGGCATTCGTCGGCCAGCGCCTCCGGTTCCCCGGAGATACACCGTTCACCGTTGTCGGGGTTCTGCAGCCCGAGGTGACCTACCCGGTCGACGCCGATGTCTGGTTGCCGCTGGTTCCCGCCTTCACACGCGGTTCCGACGCGGTCCTGGACGGTCCGCGGACCCGGCAGTTCCACGTCGTGGGAAGACTCGCGCCGGATGTCCCGATTGGCCGGGCGCGGTCCGAGCTGACGGTTGTCCACGGGCGGCTGAGCGCGGCGTATCCCGAGGACTACCCTCGCATGCCGATCGTGGTGACGCCGCTGCTCGACGTCGTCGTCGGTCACGTCCGGCCCACCATCGCGCTCCTGCTGGCCGGCGCCGCGCTCGTGTTTCTCGTCGCCGGCGCGAACGTCGCCCTTCTGCTGCTCATGCGGGCCGAGTCGCGCCGCGTCGAGATGGCCGTGCGGTCGGCGCTGGGCGCGACGCGCGGGCAGCTCCTGAGACAGACCGTGGTCGAGGCGCTGGTTCTCGGCGTGGCGGGCGTGTGCGGCGCGCTGCTCCTGGGTCGCGGACTGCTCGCGCTCACCAGCGTCATCGATCCGGCACAGGTGCCTCGTATCGACGAGACGTGGCTCAGTCCGCAGGTCATGGCGTTCACCGTCGTCGCGATGACCGCGTGGGTCCTGGCGTTCGGCACGGCTCCCGCGTGGCTGACGCGCGTCAGGAAGCTGCGCGGCTTTCTCGCGCACCGCGCCGCCGAGCCGTCCCGCGGGGCCGGCCGCCGGCTCCAGGCGATGGCCGCGGCCCAGATTGCGTTCGCCGTCGTGGTCCTCGTCTCGGCCGGACTCCTGACCCGGTCGCTGTGGCAGCTTCAATCGATCGACCGTGGGCTCGCATCGGACGGCGTAGTCACGGCGCGCATGTACCTGCCGTGGCAGCGCTACGGTACGCCCGAAGAGGTCCGCGCGTTCTACGAGCGCGCGGTCGAAGCGGTCGAACGGCTTCCCGGCGTCACCTCCGCGGCGCCGTTCCACCTGCCGCCGGGAACGGGCACCACGGGTCTCAGCTCCCCGTTCCAGTTCGAAGGCCAGACGCCGGACGAGGCGGCGACGAACGAGTGGGCCAACTGGGACATCGCGACGCCGCGGTACTTCGAGACGATGGGCATCCCGATCGTGAGCGGACGCGCCTTCGCGCGCACCGATACCGCCGACGCGCAGCGCGTCGCGATCGTGAGCGAGAGCGCCGCTGCCCGCTACTGGCCCGGCGAGGAGCCGATCGGCAAACGGATCCGAATCAGCCCGCGCTTCGAGTGGGCCACGGTGGTGGGCATCGCCG
This DNA window, taken from Acidobacteriota bacterium, encodes the following:
- a CDS encoding ABC transporter permease — translated: MVSDLRFAVRGLVRRPVAAAVAVATLSLGLASVTVLYAVTDAVLLQPIGDGDSRLVRIWKDDVERGGGLLFPISYPEYRVWEDEATSFDALAAINYADGATTAVFVDGEPVTANRVLASAGLLDVVGARPAYGRLLEAGDDVEGAELVAVVSHRFWRRVSGDPAFVGQRLRFPGDTPFTVVGVLQPEVTYPVDADVWLPLVPAFTRGSDAVLDGPRTRQFHVVGRLAPDVPIGRARSELTVVHGRLSAAYPEDYPRMPIVVTPLLDVVVGHVRPTIALLLAGAALVFLVAGANVALLLLMRAESRRVEMAVRSALGATRGQLLRQTVVEALVLGVAGVCGALLLGRGLLALTSVIDPAQVPRIDETWLSPQVMAFTVVAMTAWVLAFGTAPAWLTRVRKLRGFLAHRAAEPSRGAGRRLQAMAAAQIAFAVVVLVSAGLLTRSLWQLQSIDRGLASDGVVTARMYLPWQRYGTPEEVRAFYERAVEAVERLPGVTSAAPFHLPPGTGTTGLSSPFQFEGQTPDEAATNEWANWDIATPRYFETMGIPIVSGRAFARTDTADAQRVAIVSESAAARYWPGEEPIGKRIRISPRFEWATVVGIAADLRYRELTNNWMTVYYPAAQSFHFDAGNLAIRTVRPPATLLPTVRETIQAIEPAVPIDTLMPMDELLAADLARPRLAVRISIAFALVTLVLITVGLFGTVSFDARQRRVEMAIRSALGASPHALRRLVAGRGLRMAAAGVVTGLVATALGARALGSVLFGVEPLDPVTLATVCGGLVLLAGLACWIPARRAASNDPSETLRSGEWS